The Lichenihabitans psoromatis genome contains a region encoding:
- a CDS encoding glycosyltransferase family 2 protein, which produces MMIDASAQPAPDVLAVVCVPTFRRPAMLRDTLASLAAQRTAISFRVLVIDNDADGRDGLAVAEATFAEGPLRGAALLEPQQGNCHAINAALRQAGQLFPDARYLLMIDDDEIASPEWLDRMVATAEAEKADIVGGPVFSTFSTQPHPGLAAHPVFWPAYDRSGSVPMIYGSGNFLVRQAARLRLANPEFDVAFNFLGGGDTDFFTRCKRAGFRFYWNQEARIDETVPPTRANARWVLQRSMRIGAINYRLDQSADARGPIRAIGKNVLLVPLSLYRGAKRLIASGSLLQASHPPAIALGRILASLGVEGKQYRAKTTAEAKAKAGTLS; this is translated from the coding sequence ATGATGATCGACGCATCGGCCCAGCCTGCTCCGGATGTGCTCGCGGTCGTCTGCGTGCCGACGTTCCGGCGCCCCGCCATGCTGCGCGACACGCTGGCCTCGCTTGCGGCGCAGCGCACGGCGATTTCGTTTCGTGTGCTGGTGATCGACAACGACGCCGATGGTCGAGACGGTCTTGCGGTCGCCGAGGCAACCTTTGCCGAGGGTCCTCTGCGGGGCGCCGCGCTGCTCGAGCCGCAGCAGGGAAATTGTCACGCGATCAATGCGGCGTTGCGACAGGCCGGGCAGCTCTTCCCTGACGCGCGCTATCTCCTGATGATCGACGACGATGAGATCGCATCGCCCGAATGGCTGGACCGCATGGTCGCGACCGCCGAGGCGGAGAAGGCCGATATCGTCGGCGGGCCGGTTTTTTCGACATTTTCGACCCAACCGCACCCGGGCCTTGCGGCTCATCCGGTCTTCTGGCCCGCCTATGACCGGAGCGGGTCTGTGCCGATGATCTATGGGAGCGGCAATTTTCTCGTGAGGCAGGCGGCTCGGTTACGGCTAGCTAACCCGGAATTCGATGTCGCGTTCAACTTTCTCGGGGGCGGTGACACCGATTTCTTCACGCGCTGCAAGCGGGCGGGCTTTCGCTTCTATTGGAACCAGGAAGCCCGGATCGACGAGACTGTGCCGCCCACGCGCGCCAACGCGCGCTGGGTGTTGCAAAGGAGTATGCGGATCGGCGCCATCAATTATCGGCTCGACCAGAGCGCGGATGCGAGAGGCCCGATTCGGGCGATCGGCAAGAACGTCCTGCTGGTTCCGCTCAGCCTCTATCGCGGTGCCAAGCGACTGATCGCGTCGGGCAGCCTGCTACAAGCGAGCCACCCGCCGGCAATCGCACTCGGTCGTATTCTCGCCAGCCTCGGGGTGGAAGGGAAGCAATATCGAGCCAAAACAACGGCCGAGGCGAAAGCTAAAGCCGGAACCCTGTCATGA
- a CDS encoding polysaccharide deacetylase family protein — translation MTGLDSPSDILPSEPLTLYMRAMHRLAWHMPAPRQKMTNQTPLLSITFDDVPESAVQQGGGILEQAGARGTFFIATSLFGRRTPYWQVADAEAVASLTARGHEIGLHSHSHKPVAPMAMRDFIADLDRSQAALATLVPTARIENYAYPFGLSSMAQKHYLGRRVRSSRTTHPGINDGAIDPHFLLSISLGQTATDRPAIDHLIARAARRNGWLILTVHDVADKPSPYGCTPALLAYAIQRAAAQGFGVCTIADALDRAGIAKL, via the coding sequence GTGACCGGTTTGGACAGCCCTTCTGACATTCTCCCGTCGGAGCCGCTGACGCTTTACATGCGGGCGATGCACCGACTGGCCTGGCACATGCCCGCGCCCCGGCAGAAGATGACCAATCAGACGCCGCTGCTCAGCATCACGTTCGACGATGTGCCCGAGTCGGCCGTGCAGCAGGGTGGCGGCATTCTCGAGCAGGCCGGAGCCCGAGGTACTTTCTTCATCGCGACCTCGCTGTTCGGTCGTCGTACGCCCTATTGGCAGGTCGCCGACGCCGAGGCGGTCGCGTCGCTGACGGCACGCGGCCACGAGATCGGCTTGCATTCGCACAGCCACAAACCGGTCGCCCCGATGGCGATGCGAGACTTCATCGCCGATCTCGATCGGTCGCAGGCGGCTCTCGCGACCCTCGTGCCGACCGCGCGGATCGAAAATTACGCCTATCCGTTCGGCCTCAGCAGCATGGCGCAGAAGCACTATCTCGGTCGCCGTGTTCGATCGAGCCGGACCACGCATCCCGGCATTAACGACGGCGCGATCGATCCGCACTTTCTCTTGTCGATCTCGCTGGGCCAGACCGCGACCGATCGGCCTGCGATCGACCATCTGATCGCACGGGCGGCGCGTCGCAACGGCTGGTTGATCCTGACCGTTCACGACGTTGCGGACAAACCGAGCCCTTACGGCTGCACACCGGCTCTCCTCGCCTACGCGATCCAGCGGGCCGCGGCGCAGGGCTTTGGCGTTTGCACCATCGCGGACGCGCTCGACCGCGCCGGCATCGCCAAGCTCTGA
- a CDS encoding ROK family protein, which yields MSRRALAIDLGGTDLRVAVVDETGAILAFAATRTDSMGGPEAILTQIGDLVAAVTWETGLIAIVGVGVAAPGPLDPVAGIVIAPPTLQGWSNVPLAAMLRERLGLPVAIENDANAAALGEWRFGAGRGTNHMVFVTVSTGIGGGVIADGRLLRGHRGMAAEIGHMTISEQSTDSLFGGAPGAWEALASGTALGKRAALRANGGDGAVLRRLAGCSEMTARHVVEAARAGDLLALSLLADEARLLGIGFVNLLHLYSPERLIVGGGLGAALDLMQDGIARTIASRALEAYRTVPVVAAALGHRAGLVGAACLIV from the coding sequence ATGAGCCGTCGCGCGCTGGCGATCGATCTTGGCGGCACCGATCTTCGCGTCGCGGTCGTCGACGAGACCGGCGCGATCCTGGCTTTCGCCGCGACCCGGACCGATAGCATGGGCGGCCCGGAGGCGATCCTCACTCAGATCGGCGATCTCGTCGCGGCTGTGACATGGGAGACGGGATTGATCGCCATTGTCGGCGTCGGCGTCGCGGCTCCCGGTCCGCTTGATCCGGTGGCCGGTATCGTGATTGCGCCGCCCACGCTGCAGGGTTGGTCGAACGTGCCGCTCGCCGCCATGCTGCGCGAGCGGCTCGGCCTGCCGGTCGCGATCGAGAATGATGCCAATGCGGCGGCGCTCGGCGAGTGGCGCTTCGGCGCAGGCCGGGGCACCAACCACATGGTGTTCGTCACGGTCAGCACGGGCATCGGCGGCGGCGTCATCGCGGATGGTCGCCTCCTGCGGGGGCATCGCGGCATGGCGGCCGAGATCGGCCATATGACCATCTCCGAACAGTCGACCGACAGCTTGTTCGGTGGCGCGCCCGGCGCGTGGGAGGCGCTGGCATCAGGCACGGCGCTGGGGAAGCGGGCTGCTCTGCGGGCTAACGGAGGGGACGGTGCGGTTCTGCGACGGCTTGCCGGATGCTCCGAGATGACGGCGCGCCACGTCGTCGAGGCTGCGCGGGCCGGCGACTTGCTCGCATTGTCTCTGCTGGCCGACGAAGCACGCCTGCTCGGCATCGGCTTCGTCAATCTCCTGCATCTCTACTCGCCCGAACGCCTAATCGTCGGGGGTGGCCTCGGCGCCGCGCTCGATCTGATGCAGGACGGCATCGCGCGCACCATCGCGTCGCGCGCCCTCGAGGCTTACAGAACCGTGCCGGTTGTGGCTGCGGCGCTCGGGCATCGCGCTGGGCTCGTCGGAGCCGCCTGCCTCATCGTCTGA
- a CDS encoding ribulose-phosphate 3-epimerase has product MTLAQNPAAGWLEALPRSRILGEYSLWSADLANLEQDLRRTEAHADLYHVDVADGRFAPSFLFFPDQVARLRTVTSKPLHVHLMVEGDIVLSQIRQFAEAGADLVTIHAENGAVVDDALDLIRDLGCAAGVVLRVETPIDALRPWLDRVAFVTLLGTAIGVKGQGLSETACPRLKAARALLREAGRDTAIRLAADGGIRDTTVPLLRAAGADTVVLGSLAFGAPDLASRTAWLHGLPAPVRTE; this is encoded by the coding sequence ATGACGCTTGCTCAAAACCCCGCCGCCGGTTGGCTCGAGGCCCTGCCGCGCTCGCGGATCCTTGGCGAATATTCGCTGTGGTCCGCCGATCTCGCCAACCTGGAGCAGGATCTCCGCCGCACCGAGGCACATGCCGACCTCTATCATGTCGATGTGGCCGACGGTCGTTTCGCCCCATCCTTCCTGTTCTTTCCCGATCAGGTGGCCCGCCTCCGGACCGTGACCTCAAAGCCGCTCCACGTGCATCTCATGGTCGAGGGCGACATCGTGCTCAGCCAGATCCGGCAATTCGCCGAGGCAGGCGCGGATCTCGTCACGATTCATGCGGAAAATGGCGCGGTCGTCGATGACGCACTCGACCTCATCCGCGATCTCGGTTGCGCGGCCGGCGTGGTGCTTCGGGTCGAAACCCCGATCGATGCGTTGCGCCCTTGGCTCGATCGCGTCGCTTTCGTGACGCTGCTCGGCACCGCGATCGGCGTAAAGGGGCAGGGGCTGTCGGAGACGGCGTGTCCGCGCCTCAAGGCCGCTCGGGCGTTGCTCCGCGAAGCGGGGCGCGACACGGCGATCCGCCTGGCGGCAGACGGCGGCATCCGCGACACGACCGTGCCGCTGCTGCGAGCCGCGGGCGCCGACACCGTCGTGCTCGGCTCGCTGGCCTTCGGAGCGCCCGATCTCGCGTCGCGGACGGCTTGGTTGCACGGCCTACCGGCGCCCGTGAGGACGGAATGA
- a CDS encoding alpha/beta fold hydrolase: MSAITIRRDDAVLQGFDQGAGMPLLFQHGLGGSVLQIDENVPDVVGIRRLTLDCRGQGGSTPGTARPFSIETFADDAWAFAEERIGGQPLIVGGISMGAAIALRLAIRHPGRVRGLILARPAWLFADGPETMMPYRHVAAALRSGPPTEARQRFLTSPVAAMLASEAPDNLASLLQFFERPNPLMMADLLDQIAADGPGVTEAEARALTIPTLVIGHAVDHAHPLADARRLAEIIPDARLAEIPPKGGQKAAHVAAFRAVVADFLLRFAA, translated from the coding sequence ATGAGCGCCATCACGATCCGCCGCGACGATGCCGTGCTGCAGGGGTTCGACCAGGGCGCCGGCATGCCTTTGCTGTTCCAGCATGGCCTTGGCGGTTCGGTCCTCCAAATCGACGAGAACGTGCCGGATGTGGTGGGCATCCGTCGCCTGACCCTCGACTGTCGCGGGCAGGGTGGCTCGACCCCCGGCACGGCTCGACCCTTCTCGATCGAGACTTTCGCCGATGACGCCTGGGCCTTTGCGGAAGAGCGGATCGGGGGCCAACCTCTCATCGTCGGCGGCATCTCGATGGGGGCCGCCATCGCGCTTCGCCTCGCTATTCGTCATCCGGGGCGGGTGCGGGGTCTGATCCTGGCACGGCCCGCCTGGCTGTTCGCCGATGGCCCGGAAACGATGATGCCGTATCGGCACGTGGCGGCGGCGCTGCGGTCCGGCCCTCCAACCGAGGCCCGGCAGCGCTTTTTGACCTCACCTGTCGCAGCGATGCTGGCCAGCGAGGCACCCGACAACCTCGCCTCGCTGCTTCAATTTTTCGAGCGACCCAACCCCCTCATGATGGCCGATCTGTTGGATCAGATCGCGGCCGACGGACCTGGCGTGACCGAAGCCGAAGCGCGCGCCCTGACGATCCCGACCCTGGTGATTGGCCATGCCGTCGATCACGCGCATCCGCTCGCCGACGCGCGCCGCCTGGCCGAGATCATTCCCGACGCTCGTTTGGCAGAGATCCCGCCGAAGGGAGGTCAAAAAGCCGCGCATGTGGCCGCCTTCCGCGCCGTCGTGGCGGATTTTCTTTTGCGGTTCGCCGCCTAA
- a CDS encoding sugar phosphate isomerase/epimerase family protein: protein MRLGIFAKTFPGQDAATVLRAVRQAGFSCTQFNMACVGLPAMPDAIDPAVIAAIGAAARETGVRIDALSATYNMIHPNPAIREAGLRCLRVLVDAARSLSIPLVTLCTGTRDPDDQWRHHPDNARPDAWFDLCAAMEHALAIAEADGIDLGIEPEQANVVTSASEARQLIADMGSRRLRIVFDPANLFERATPAEARRIVADAIDIAGDAIAMAHAKDRFPDGRFATAGTGVVDFADFFERLSAVGFDGPVVTHGLTAAEAPQVAAYLAALGLR, encoded by the coding sequence ATGAGGCTCGGCATCTTCGCCAAAACCTTTCCTGGCCAGGATGCCGCAACCGTGCTGCGGGCCGTGCGCCAAGCAGGTTTTTCCTGCACCCAGTTCAACATGGCCTGCGTCGGTCTGCCGGCGATGCCGGACGCGATCGACCCGGCCGTCATCGCGGCGATCGGGGCGGCCGCACGCGAGACCGGTGTCCGCATCGACGCGCTATCTGCGACCTACAACATGATCCACCCCAACCCCGCCATACGCGAGGCCGGGTTGCGTTGTCTGCGTGTGCTGGTCGATGCCGCGCGATCGCTCAGCATTCCCCTCGTCACGCTCTGCACGGGAACGCGCGACCCGGACGACCAATGGCGGCACCACCCCGACAATGCCCGCCCCGATGCGTGGTTCGACCTCTGCGCCGCGATGGAACACGCGCTCGCCATCGCCGAGGCGGACGGGATCGATCTCGGGATCGAGCCCGAACAGGCCAATGTCGTGACCTCGGCATCCGAGGCGCGGCAGCTGATCGCCGATATGGGGTCGCGGCGCCTCCGCATCGTCTTCGATCCCGCCAACTTGTTTGAGCGGGCCACACCCGCGGAGGCACGGCGCATCGTGGCCGACGCGATCGACATCGCCGGCGATGCCATTGCCATGGCGCATGCCAAGGATCGCTTCCCGGATGGGCGTTTTGCGACGGCGGGAACGGGCGTGGTCGATTTTGCCGATTTCTTCGAGCGGCTCTCGGCCGTCGGCTTCGACGGGCCGGTCGTGACGCATGGTCTGACGGCGGCCGAGGCGCCGCAGGTCGCGGCCTATCTCGCCGCGTTGGGTCTCCGATGA
- a CDS encoding Gfo/Idh/MocA family protein, whose translation MAQDARQLRIGVLGAGPIAQFAHLESCVKARNAELYAICDAAPDLLERIAAYYAPRRTFTDYEAMLADPEVDAVIIATSDTWHVEASIKALEAGKAVLCEKPIGVSVEEVERLREVVRRTGRVLQVGHMKRFDPGLEAAKAFIDNEMGQQLALKAWYCDSTHRYTMTDAVQPLALKSEAQKRPSHSPKADLRRYYMLAHGSHLVDTARFLCGEITEVRARLSERFGASCWFVETSFANGTLGHLDLTVAVRMDWFEGFQLYGENGSILARTYNPWYYKSSDVEIFHEADATTRRVLGADGHFFRRQLEGFADTVLTGARQRGATIEDGLASVRAMAAIAESVRTGQAVAVPSMNGAV comes from the coding sequence ATGGCGCAAGACGCGCGACAGCTTCGCATCGGAGTGCTCGGAGCGGGGCCGATCGCGCAATTTGCCCACCTCGAATCCTGCGTGAAGGCTCGCAATGCCGAGCTTTATGCCATCTGCGATGCGGCGCCCGACCTGCTCGAGCGAATCGCCGCTTATTACGCGCCGCGCCGGACGTTCACGGATTACGAGGCGATGCTGGCCGACCCAGAGGTCGACGCCGTCATTATCGCCACCTCGGATACATGGCATGTCGAGGCGTCCATCAAGGCGCTCGAAGCCGGCAAGGCCGTCTTGTGCGAAAAGCCGATCGGCGTCTCGGTCGAGGAGGTCGAGCGCCTGCGCGAGGTCGTCCGCCGCACGGGAAGAGTGCTGCAGGTTGGCCACATGAAGCGCTTCGATCCGGGCCTTGAAGCCGCTAAAGCGTTCATCGATAACGAGATGGGGCAGCAACTTGCCCTGAAAGCGTGGTACTGCGACTCGACGCATCGCTATACGATGACCGACGCGGTTCAGCCGTTGGCGCTGAAAAGCGAGGCCCAAAAAAGGCCGAGCCACAGCCCCAAAGCCGACCTTCGCCGCTACTATATGCTGGCGCACGGAAGCCATCTCGTCGACACGGCCCGGTTTCTGTGTGGCGAGATCACCGAGGTGCGGGCCAGGCTCTCGGAGCGCTTCGGCGCGTCGTGCTGGTTCGTCGAGACGAGCTTCGCCAATGGCACACTCGGCCACCTCGACCTCACCGTCGCGGTCAGGATGGATTGGTTCGAGGGCTTTCAACTCTATGGCGAGAACGGCAGCATCCTGGCTCGCACCTATAATCCTTGGTATTACAAGTCGAGCGACGTCGAGATCTTCCATGAGGCCGATGCGACGACCCGCCGGGTGCTCGGCGCGGACGGACATTTCTTTCGTCGGCAACTCGAAGGCTTTGCCGATACCGTGCTGACCGGCGCGCGGCAGCGCGGCGCGACGATCGAGGATGGTCTCGCCTCCGTGCGGGCCATGGCGGCGATCGCCGAATCGGTCCGGACCGGCCAGGCGGTCGCGGTTCCGAGCATGAACGGGGCGGTCTGA